CAGGAGATGATTCACTCGGTGATGGACCTCCAAACCCGCCTCGCCAAGGAAATCATGGTCCCCAGGATTGACATCGCCGCGCTGCCCGAAACCGCCACCCGCGGCGAACTGGTCGCCCTGCTCAAGGAGAGCGGCAAGACGCGCATCCCCGTCTACTCCGGCACGGTGGACAAAATTATCGGCGTGGTAAACGCCTTTGACCTCCTGACGGACGCCACGCCGGAGCAGACCGACATCACCCGGTTTGTCCGCGAGGTCATGCATGTGCCCGACACCATGAAGCTCGACGACCTGCTCCAGGCCATGCGCCACAACCGCCAGTCCATGGCGGTGGTCACGGACGAATTTGGCGGCACGGACGGCATCCTCTGCATAGAGGACATTCTTGAGGAGATTTTCGGAGAGATTCACGACGAATACGATGTGCAGCCCCAGCAATGGCGGCGGATTGGGCCAAACGCCTGGGTCATTGACGCGCGCATGAACCTGGACGAGTGCGCCGAGGCGCTCAATCTGGAGATTCAGGACGGCGAGGTGGAAACCGTGGGCGGATGGATTACCCATGTCGCGGGGCGCATCCCCGCGCGGGGCGAGGTCATCCAGCACGGCCCCTTCCAAATCACCGTGCTCGAGGG
The Candidatus Hydrogenedentota bacterium DNA segment above includes these coding regions:
- a CDS encoding HlyC/CorC family transporter, producing the protein MMAVLYFILFLAVILVLSAFFSGFETGFFSSNHIRVRFLAENERQPGAMRMLAHYERPGRLITTILVGNNLCLVVGTIALTSALGGTLATLVATPLFLFFGEILPKSIFRTHPTRLTLKLMPVMRFFDALLLPLALPVSWLSNALLRLAGGESREFTTLFNSLEEMRSLVDESADRGSMEPEEQEMIHSVMDLQTRLAKEIMVPRIDIAALPETATRGELVALLKESGKTRIPVYSGTVDKIIGVVNAFDLLTDATPEQTDITRFVREVMHVPDTMKLDDLLQAMRHNRQSMAVVTDEFGGTDGILCIEDILEEIFGEIHDEYDVQPQQWRRIGPNAWVIDARMNLDECAEALNLEIQDGEVETVGGWITHVAGRIPARGEVIQHGPFQITVLEGSPTHVSGIRLEASRDDAGQAPSIQPPAL